One genomic window of Quercus lobata isolate SW786 chromosome 9, ValleyOak3.0 Primary Assembly, whole genome shotgun sequence includes the following:
- the LOC115961671 gene encoding uncharacterized protein LOC115961671: MADDVIDSMENMKLTSEEEEIIVISDEGRLAEIESCNLSLIGKFLTCRAFNKRAAMSTIRKAWGMNTELKIVEVGSNLFQFKFQTDFDLNRVLKGGPWSFDNQLLLLKRWHKGMTASNVKLDHASLWIQIWGAPFDMVSSQVAAAVGSRLGMVEDVEKQRGHDTPNYFMRVRVAIPVSKPLRRGGFIEDSDGERTWVKFKYERLPVFCYYCGILGHDLRHCASHFAAEKQGGEVDYQYGDWLKVTGGRQRSPPQQSTVEPDLHDWMRSTNENHGVDTNIQVVESEKLGVDTSNHVDNVEVHEMNPNIQQRSATGNKEVVDMDNNSITTTMAIADESPKSQSDRDNAIIVDEQIRPNLHGTAQPKLKSTWTRIMRMDYGLGSIIRPTDSSLLGKRGSFTKTDAAMSDEEGEAQRVKREKLCRINDGESAGVADHPCRRQ, translated from the coding sequence ATGGCTGACGACGTGATTGATAGCATGGAAAACATGAAACTAACATCTGAGGAAGAAGAGATTATTGTGATATCTGATGAGGGTAGATTAGCCGAGATTGAGAGCTGCAATTTGAGTCTCATTGGAAAATTTTTGACGTGCAGGGCTTTTAACAAAAGGGCGGCTATGAGTACAATACGGAAAGCATGGGGCATGAATACTGAATTGAAGATTGTTGAGGTTGGATCAAATTTGTTCCAGTTCAAGTTCCAAACAGATTTTGATTTAAACCGTGTATTGAAAGGGGGACCGTGGAGTTTTGATAACCAATTGCTTCTACTCAAGCGATGGCATAAAGGGATGACTGCGAGTAATGTCAAATTAGATCATGCATCCTTATGGATCCAAATTTGGGGGGCTCCATTTGATATGGTGTCTTCACAAGTGGCAGCAGCGGTTGGCAGTAGACTGGGTATGGTGGAAGATGTGGAGAAACAGAGGGGACATGATACACCGAATTATTTTATGAGGGTGAGGGTTGCAATACCGGTTTCTAAACCATTGAGGCGGGGAGGATTCATTGAAGATTCAGATGGAGAACGCACTTgggtaaaatttaaatatgaaaggTTACCAGTTTTTTGTTATTACTGTGGTATTCTTGGGCATGACTTACGTCACTGTGCAAGCCATTTTGCAGCAGAAAAACAGGGGGGGGAGGTAGACTACCAATATGGAGATTGGCTAAAGGTTACTGGAGGCCGGCAAAGATCACCGCCACAACAGAGTACGGTGGAGCCTGACTTGCACGACTGGATGAGGAGTACAAACGAAAATCATGGAGTGGATACTAATATTCAGGTGGTGGAGTCCGAGAAGTTAGGAGTGGATACTTCAAATCATGTGGATAATGTTGAAGTGCATGAGATGAACCCGAATATTCAGCAGAGGAGTGCTACTGGGAATAAAGAAGTGGTGGACATGGATAATAATTCTATAACTACAACCATGGCAATAGCTGATGAGAGTCCAAAGTCACAATCAGATAGAGATAATGCTATTATAGTGGATGAGCAGATTAGGCCGAATCTACATGGAACAGCACAGCCTAAACTGAAGTCAACGTGGACCAGGATTATGAGGATGGATTATGGGCTTGGAAGTATTATAAGGCCCACGGATTCTTCTTTGCTTGGAAAGAGAGGAAGCTTTACTAAAACAGATGCTGCTATGTCAGATGAAGAAGGGGAAGCACAGAGAGTGAAGCGGGAGAAACTATGTCGAATTAATGACGGTGAATCGGCGGGGGTGGCTGACCACCCTTGCCGGAGGCAATGA
- the LOC115958830 gene encoding auxin transporter-like protein 3 gives MASEKVETVIAGNYLEMEREEGDSKSAKGKLSKLFWHGGSVYDAWFSCASNQVAQVLLTLPYSFSQLGMLSGILFQLFYGLMGSWTAYLISVLYVEYRTRKEREKVDFRNHVIQWFEVLDGLLGKHWRNVGLFFNCTFLLFGSVIQLIACASNIYYINDNLDKRTWTYIFGACCATTVFIPSFHNYRIWSFLGLMMTTYTAWYLTIASLLHGQVEGVKHSGPAKIVLYFTGATNILYTFGGHAVTVEIMHAMWKPQKFKLIYLIATLYVLTLTLPSASAVYWAFGDMLLTHSNALSLLPKTGFRDAAVVLMLIHQFITFGFACTPLYFVWEKFIRVHDTKSLFKRAIARLPVVIPIWFLAIIFPFFGPINSTVGSLLVSFTVYIIPALAHMVTFASASARENAVERPPSFLGGWAGSYTMNIFVVVWVFVVGFGFGGWASMLNFIRQVDTFGLFTKCYQCPPHKA, from the exons ATGGCTTCTGAGAAGGTTGAGACCGTTATAGCTGGAAACTACTTAGAAATGGAGAGGGAAGAAGGCGATTCCAAGTCAGCTAAAGGCAAATTATCAAAGCTGTTTTGGCATGGAGGCTCAGTCTATGATGCCTGGTTTAGCTGTGCTTCTAACCAG GTTGCACAAGTGCTTCTCACACTGCCTTACTCATTTTCACAACTGGGGATGCTATCTGGAATCCTTTTTCAGCTTTTTTATGGGTTGATGGGAAGCTGGACTGCATATCTTATTAGTGTTCTTTATGTTGAGTACAGAActagaaaggagagagaaaaggttGATTTCAGGAATCATGTTATTCAg TGGTTTGAAGTTCTTGATGGGCTGTTGGGGAAACACTGGAGGAATGTAGGCCTCTTTTTCAACTGCACCTTTCTTCTATTTGGATCTGTAATTCAACTAATTGCATGTGCAAG CAACATATACTACATAAACGACAATCTTGACAAGAGAACTTGGACTTATATCTTTGGAGCATGTTGTGCAACAACTGTCTTCATCCCATCATTCCATAATTACAGAATTTGGTCATTCTTGGGACTTATGATGACTACTTACACTGCATGGTATCTCACCATTGCATCCCTACTCCATGGTCAG GTTGAGGGAGTGAAGCACTCAGGACCAGCTAAAATAGTTCTCTACTTCACTGGGGCCACCAACATTCTCTACACCTTTGGCGGACATGCTGTCACAGT CGAGATTATGCATGCAATGTGGAAGCCACAGAAGTTCAAGTTAATATACTTGATAGCAACACTCTATGTGCTAACCCTAACTTTACCATCAGCTTCAGCTGTATATTGGGCTTTTGGGGATATGCTCCTTACCCATTCCAATGCTCTCTCTTTGCTTCCTAAGACTGGATTTAGGGACGCTGCTGTCGTCCTTATGCTTATTCACCAG TTCATAACATTTGGATTTGCTTGCACTCCTCTCTACTTTGTGTGGGAGAAATTCATTAGGGTGCATGACACCAAGAGCTTGTTCAAGAGAGCTATAGCTAGACTCCCAGTCGTAATCCCAATATGGTTCCTTGCCATCATATTCCCTTTCTTTGGGCCCATCAACTCAACTGTTGGGTCTCTTCTGGTCAGCTTCACCGTTTACATAATTCCTGCCCTAGCACACATGGTGACCTTTGCATCTGCATCAGCTCGAGAG AATGCAGTAGAGAGACCACCATCATTCTTAGGAGGTTGGGCAGGATCATATACTATGAACATCTTTGTAGTGGTATGGGTATTTGtggttggatttggatttggaggATGGGCAAGCATGCTCAATTTCATAAGACAAGTTGATACATTTGGTCTATTCACTAAGTGCTATCAGTGCCCCCCACACAAGGCTTGA